aactgcctaattgggcgaaaagatttgggaggTGCCGGGGGTGAGAGCtccccccctgccgccccctgaatcttttcgcccgagtaggcagttactcgaaaaaagcgatgctcgatcgagtaattgtcctaaacgagcacgttcgctcatctctagttgaaatGTTATGCTGCTTGATGTAAACCATACTTGCCCATCCTGCCAAAATGTCTGGGAGCCTCCCAAAAAAAGTTCGTAAGTCTTCCAGGTGCTTGGACTGCACTGCTTGCTCCGCTCTTTCACACCCCTGTGTGCCATCTCTAGGTGTATATAGATGAATCCTCCTCCCGCTGGAAGTGACAGAGCTAGGAGGAGAATTAATCTATTTGCAAACGAAGATGTTCCACAGGTTGGAAGAAATGATTACCTTAAAGTGGGCACAAAGGGTACTATTACCTTGTGGGGCATAAAAGGAACACTATTATTTAACAGAAGCacaaatggggcactattacctaATGGAGGTAGAAATGGGACACTTACTTAATGGAAGCACAAAGGGGGTGAAACGTCCAGCGACGACCAAGATATAGAGGTAGCACTTTTCACAGTGGCTCTAGCAGATTGCTCCCCTAAGGGAAATACGGAGCCCCGGCCAAGGCATcgttaggcctcttccaggcaatgccggatggcggttacctgaataggtgtagtggacttgaagttgtcacgcgtgacgccattgTTCCTTTCACACTAATTCAATAATTAGTCCACACACTGTTAAACATGCAAACCTCAAccactgggaatgggcagtgactggaaactttACCGTATACTTGTAGAAATACAGTTTACTCGCACGTGCAGGAAGGACAGAGTTGCAGTAGATGGTcaaggaggagaacacaggattaCACCGGACCCACAgtctaaggcttcatgtccacatgGAAATTTGGGCCCGCACGGATATCCTGTGCAGAATCCTGCACCGGGTCCCTCCTGGCCTGCAGACGAGGCCAAGAAAatagattatacttacctgtccggacgctgagGGTCTCCTTTCCGtcacagccggatcttttttcttcggcctaGCAATGTGCATGCGCCGtgtgcactgtttttttttttattactcctgctttcccgcagcagAGCACAATAACAGCTGCAggaccggacagcttccataagcttcaatggaagccacgggagtcgtccgtgcgggaaacctgcacgaaatggagcatgctgcgtgtgGTTTCCCATGTGTGCGATCCGcacgccagggaaaaatgacatccgcgggtatttaattacctgcgggtgtccaatcaTTTCCTATGGGCGTGGATCCCGGTTTTaataattatattttgcctgtggacattgggcctaagttatCTGtggtgctccgctcctggacatacACACTCCGTGACTCTGAATAACTCCGGAGGGGTACACAACAATCCGCTGACACTCACTCAGTACTTGTTTGTAGAACGCTGCACGGCGGACTCCTTCACTACTCAGAGGTGGTTCCTAGAATGGTGGTAATCTGGATACTTCTCCTCTGCTTCcatctctgcaccacatgagggttgaaggtacccccatgtggccggcactctcactccACTCTCAACCGTTGTAAGACATAGAAGACCCAGACACGCCTCAATCACTCCCATTTATAACTTACAAAACATCACGTGACGAGACAGATTTTGATACTTTCCCAGTGATCCAGCAGGGGCATTATTAtcttgagggggtacaaagagTATAATTATTGCGGTGTATGGGCACAGAGAAGGGTGGAGGTAGCAGAAGGATGAGGAGTGTTCAGGTACCACCTTCCCTTTAATGTCAAAGCTCCAGGGGGTGCAAATGGGGAATATGGCATGTAaaaataggtgcgatttctgaaAAGGGACATTGCCTTTGCATACCACACTCTCTAATTGCAATTTCTAAAAGTTGGCAAGTATGGTGTAAACTAGAAGCAACTAAATCACCAATCACAGAGAAAAAAGTGAAACTTTGCAAATAGTTTACTTTACTGAGCTTGAGTTATATCACGTGTGACATGACAATCCCACCCAGAGCTGCACACATCTCTGATCTCAAATTACTCATAACTTGCTGAATGTAATTCATATAAATGGGGGAATCCGAATATATAACAATAAAACACTCTCATAGTCCTTGCGATGCTTAGTGCTCTTTCTTAAATTTTTTAGACTTTTTCTTGCATCTTTCCTTTATTTTAAGTAACGGTCTGATTGGAGTTGATTCACCATTTTCTCCTTTCCCTTTGAAGAAATAGGAAGAGTTCAGTACGGTCTGGACAAACTTAGTTGTGTCAGCCTTTTGCAAGGGACTGAAGCAAAAATGTATTTTGCTTTTTCTGGAAGCCACAGAGGCCGCGGCAGTTGACTGGGATTCTACTATGATGACGTCATCACTGGCATTCAAGACATCCTTCTTGGCTCTAATTCGGGAGGGTAGAGAGAGATCCAGGGCCTCCTCCGAACAAGGTTCCAATACTTTGACTTTCTTGACAAAGCTCATCAAGGTCAAGTAAGTAAAACTGTCATCAGTCTGAGTTGACGTCTCCCTTAAGACTATTTGTTGGTTGCTTCTAATGCTGGAAAGGTCAAGGTTGTCGCGTGCAAGACAGGAGAACTGAGAAAGCAGCTGTGGAGGATCTGGGCTCCTCAACCAGTCTTGTAGGCTACTACTGCCTTGCTTCTGGGCGAGGGGTAAGGAGTCTTCAATGCTACTACCATGGGACAGTATGCACTTCTTTTGAGTAATGAAGAGGTCTTGACTGTCATTGGACAGGTCATTCATAGCTTTGGTTTTGCCAGAGCAATTCAGTTTGGTGTGGCTTTTCATCTTGGGAAGGGTGGTTGGAGAAGACAGCGGGGTACTGTTATACATGACAATGTTGCTTTGATGTAAGGACAATGGATGTTTTCTTCTTCCTTGACTGATCCCATCATCGTTGATTGACGTCCTCTTACATTTCAGGTCGGTGGTGGCCTCtactttgaaacttttttgagTTTCTCCACCATTGACGTTTTCTGGTGCAGGTTGATGGAGCTCAATGTTTGACAGAGATCTGTTGGATGACTGGACTTGCGAGGTTGCTTGATGCTTAATTTCCTTGTTTTCCTTCAccttgaaaggcaatttcaaatggTCAGGTGTCTGATGAAAGTCGTTGGCATTGTGGATTTCCTGAGGTGGACAATTCTCACCGGACTCTTTGGCAGCCCTTCTCCttagttttttcttttgtgaAGAGCTTGAGGATTCGTTGAATATGCTTGTGTTTTGTCTTTCCTTGTGACATTGGCGTAGGTTTTCCATCTTGCATTGGGATGTATCACCCATCTTGTGACGTTTGGATTCCTTCATAGGccgatttttctttttcctgcttTTCATAGAATCTCCCGGAAGACTTATAAACTGCATGTCCTCCTCCGTTAAGGTTTCATTCGGCtttgagaaattaaaaaaaaaaaaaatagtcaaatTATATTTTGATGTAGTAGCAACTTTCACAAAATCAAAAATGTCACATGAAGTCTAGCAGATATCTAGACAAGCTAGCTATAAACACTAGATATGGTTCTAACAGTCAAGACTGTGCAATTTGCAGAGCACCTGCTTCTTGCAACACAGCAGCACGGGAACCAGCTGATCACTGGTGGTCTTGGGCAGCAAACCTCTGCCAATCAgccactgataacctatcctgagaataggtaacCAGTAGTCAGAAATGGGAGTACCTTTAGCCATGCTTATGGTAGAGCTTAACAAGCTGCCGGTAAAATTACAATCTACTGCATTAtgcaagtattgcagtatactgcacaagcgaccaaAAGATTGCAGGTTTGAGTTACTTATAGGGAAAAAGTACCTGCTGTTGTCCCTGCAATCCTCTGGTTCCGGTTCTTGTTTTCGGCTGTCCAAAATGACCGTCacaattttctaactatctaatgcacactgtgagcTGCTCTCTGGTTAGCCAGCACTGGTCATGTGAGCAACACAGGCCtatcagagagcaggtacagATGCAACAACaattaacttgactgtgataactttctgccacAAGTTGTCTTGGGTGTTTTTCTCATGACCGTATGTGTTTTTCAGTCACCCGTATGTGTTGTAAAAACTGCATGAATAAAGAATAGCCATGATCAAGTCTCGATCTTTCGCCGCatattttctgccgttcacacAGGGGCggctgcagcgcggaaatccctcaGTTGGCAGAAATCCAACTAATGCTAATGCTTAAATGGAGGCAGTTGTCTTCTTTTCACAGCATTGAACACGGGTAAACCCCTTCCCCCTCTCCtttttccccagctcccataggagtctacgggagcttccagcatatctcggcAGAGATGGGGCACGACCTATGTTTGGATGCAGCATATAAAATCGTCGACCAAGAGCGGtcaccgatgtgctatttttgctgGCGCAATTTTCTTTACGCAGCCAAAAATCGCTCATTTGAATAAATGAATTGGAATCATTCTTGGATGCAGCTCTAcagctgcgtatatacggtcgtgtgaatacgCCCTTACGGCTGGTTCATGTGGAGTCACCCGCAGCGTTGGACGCATTACAACCCATAGAATCTGCGCATGCTCGGAAATCTGACATCATGGACATGCGGTGACggtgtttgtatttttttcttcaaattcccCTCTCTATTTAGTGTATTGAAACGCTGCCCCTTCGCAACGCATGCCTATGGATAACATTTCATACGTAGCCCATTCAAGGACTGCATATGATGagctgagaaatagagcatgctgcgatttatttctcctgtgagAATATCTAGCGCTCGCacgtgtgcatggaagaatgaagaTTCATTGACTTCCTTTGCCTTAATTCCTTGCGTGTTACGAGCAGGAAAAGCATGTATATAATACgcagtgacaatacgcccgtgggaatgagcccttaccTTAACGCAGAAGAAAAAATTATTGTTCTCTTAACAAAACAGAAGGCATTGTAAAACAACCACAAGTGTAAATAAACTggcaaagaagttgtcagaattcaTGTTAATGTACAACGCATTAGGAGTCGAACACTAGCAATGCACTGTGCGgattagatagtctgaagattgtgtctgcTATCTTGGAAGAAGGAAAGCAGGACATGGAACAGGTGGATGGCACAGAAGACCAGCAGCAGGTTATATAACTGCCCCCTGCGGTGCCGCAACAAAAggatcactttaaccccttatggacatggcctattttgggcttagattttttttttttttttaattttaacttttcaagagccataacttttttatttttccattgacactgccatacaaggcctcatgtccacgggcataattgaattgcgaaATCCGCACGTGTCACCCGCATGTGCGATACGCAGTTCAATCAGCCCATTGACAATCATTGGACATCCGCAGATAatcaaatacctgcggatgtcatttttcccgatttgcagatcgcacgcgcggtaaaaaaaaaaacaaatcacagcatgctccattttctgtggattcctgcacagacggctttcattgaagtgaatggaagctgtccaacccgcggCACACCCGTAGCTGACACTGCGGATCTGCACGAAtccacagatttaaaaaaaaaggactgtGCCAGCGCGCCCGCATGCATCCACcatgtagaagaaagaagatccggccaggacGGAGAAGACCCACACCGCATCCGGACGggtaagaaaatgtccatggctgcgAGCATGAGTGGATTTTGCacatgctgtggacatgaggcctaagggcttgttttttgcatggcaaactataGTTATTATTGGTACCTGTATGGGTGcatttaatgtattgtaaaacttctattttattgtttttgatagaagggagaaaaaaaacaaaaaaacacatgaattctgccatttttttctccGATGTTAATCAAACAGCAttaatgacaatacattttttctgcgggtcagtacaattacaacacTACCAAAAACATTATTTCTTTTAGGCCTTTCCCCTTTTGCACAATGATAACCTCTTTTTTTGGaaaattataataatttttgtatTGTTGCACTCAAAGTCGcataatgtttatttttccatggacggagctctaagagggcttgttttttgcatcacAAGGTGAAGTTTTCATTTGTACTATTTTGGGTTACATgcgctttttgattgcttttattgcgcttttttggaggtaaaatgaataaaataagcattttgccattttgtcacatatgtggggtttttcttaaatttattattactatttattattttttcatacgaataggggaaaatgagcaaaaaaaaggttttcttttatttttaacactatttcttttgttattttacactGTTTATATCCCTGAAGGGGCCTGATCCATagcagtcctgcaatgccttatcactagtCTTagcgatcataggtaatggcaaagcaggatgcttgtatctggcgtcctgttgtcatggcaacccatcagtcctctgcgattacatcacgGCGGTCCGATAATACGTAAACCCTTTACACAtcgcaatctacatagatagcagcatgtaaggggttaacagcacgggtagctgtcccgatgcacccccgctgttgcaacaGGAGGCAAGCTATGAGCAACAGCCGACTCCTGTGAGAGCCACATGATGTAGTTACGTGATTTTgccttaagtaccaccc
The Eleutherodactylus coqui strain aEleCoq1 chromosome 11, aEleCoq1.hap1, whole genome shotgun sequence genome window above contains:
- the LOC136581863 gene encoding uncharacterized protein, encoding MQQCQPNETLTEEDMQFISLPGDSMKSRKKKNRPMKESKRHKMGDTSQCKMENLRQCHKERQNTSIFNESSSSSQKKKLRRRAAKESGENCPPQEIHNANDFHQTPDHLKLPFKVKENKEIKHQATSQVQSSNRSLSNIELHQPAPENVNGGETQKSFKVEATTDLKCKRTSINDDGISQGRRKHPLSLHQSNIVMYNSTPLSSPTTLPKMKSHTKLNCSGKTKAMNDLSNDSQDLFITQKKCILSHGSSIEDSLPLAQKQGSSSLQDWLRSPDPPQLLSQFSCLARDNLDLSSIRSNQQIVLRETSTQTDDSFTYLTLMSFVKKVKVLEPCSEEALDLSLPSRIRAKKDVLNASDDVIIVESQSTAAASVASRKSKIHFCFSPLQKADTTKFVQTVLNSSYFFKGKGENGESTPIRPLLKIKERCKKKSKKFKKEH